The segment GACGCGCAGGGCCGCGCGTACATCGGCAACTTCGGCTTCGATCTGATGAACTTCGCGCCCGTCGAGACGGCCGACCTGATTCGCGTCGACCCGGACGGTTCGGCGCACGTCGTGGCGTCGGATCTGTACTTCCCCAACGGGATGGCGTTCACGGCTTCGGGCGAACTGCTCGTCGACGAGACGGTCGGCAACCGGGTCAGTGCCTTCGACATCGCCGAGGACGGATCGCTGGGGGAGCGGCGCGACTGGGCGAAGTTCGGCGACCTACCGACGTCGACGGACATGGCGACGGCCATCGGTGAGGTCAAGGTTGCCGCCGACGGATGCTGCATCGACACCGACGGCACGATGTGGATCGCCGACGCGCTGGGGCAGCGAGTGCTGCACGTGGCACCGGGCGGGGAGATTCTTCAGCAGCTCGATTTCGATCTCGGGGTCTTCGCCTGCGGACTCGGCGGATCCGACGGCCGCACGCTGTTCGTCTGCGCTGCACCGGATTTCAACGAGCATCAGCGCAAAATCGAAACCGAGGGAAAGTTGCTGGCGGTTCGCGTGTAGTGCGCTCCGCGCAGTGGTGTGGTTATGTGCCGCAGAGGGCACTCAACCACACCACTGCCGCAGGCACTCAGGCCTTGTCGGGCTCGGATGCCT is part of the Rhodococcus sp. SBT000017 genome and harbors:
- a CDS encoding SMP-30/gluconolactonase/LRE family protein; the encoded protein is MKPETTVVLDGYTYFECPRWHEGRIWVSDFYSHRVVSALEDGSDVRVEAEVPNQPSGLGWLPDGRLLIVSMRDYKLLLREHDGSLTVHADLSTYVRANLNDMLVDAQGRAYIGNFGFDLMNFAPVETADLIRVDPDGSAHVVASDLYFPNGMAFTASGELLVDETVGNRVSAFDIAEDGSLGERRDWAKFGDLPTSTDMATAIGEVKVAADGCCIDTDGTMWIADALGQRVLHVAPGGEILQQLDFDLGVFACGLGGSDGRTLFVCAAPDFNEHQRKIETEGKLLAVRV